Proteins from a genomic interval of Yarrowia lipolytica chromosome 1E, complete sequence:
- a CDS encoding uncharacterized protein (Compare to YALI0E14597g, similar to Saccharomyces cerevisiae GRS1 (YBR121C) and GRS2 (YPR081C); ancestral locus Anc_3.381, similar to uniprot|P38088 Saccharomyces cerevisiae YBR121c GRS1 glycine--tRNA ligase): MSTRPADQELNRETLDAVLKRRFFYAPAFEIYDGVSGLYDYGPPGCALQTRIIDTWRDHFVLEDDMLEVDTTMLTPHEVLKTSGHVDKFADWMCRDLASGEIFRADHLVEEVLEARLKGDKEARGIKEDVVEDESAKKRKKKVKEIVAIKLDDNVKEEYETILAKIDGFSGPELGEIMDKYKIVNPVTGGPLEKPMEFNLMFETAIGPSGKLKGFLRPETAQGQFLNFNKLLDCNNTKMPFASASIGKSFRNEISPRSGLLRVREFTMAEIEHFVDPLDKDHHRFDEVKDVKLRFLAKDVQSAGKTDIQEMTIGQAVETGLVDNKTLGYFLARIYLFLIKIGVNPDRLRFRQHMSNEMAHYATDCWDAELHTSYGWIECVGCADRSAYDLSVHEARTKVKLQVQQKLDAPLVEDKFVCEYDKKKFGPLLKKAAKPVEEWFESRTQCELEDLAKALEAGKIVLPEIEGVEVAGTELDKSHIKIEKKTITTHVRDYTPNVIEPSFGIGRILYSLIEHCFWTRPEDASGAKGVLSFPPRIAPTKVLVVPLSSQKELAPFTQEVSKKLRQARISAKVDDSSASIGKRYARNDEMGTPFGITVDFDTVKDNSVTLRERDSTRQVRGSIDAVIAAINVMTADDVAWEEATKDLTPFDSTDKE; this comes from the coding sequence ATGTCCACCCGACCCGCCGACCAGGAGCTCAACCGAGAGACTCTTGATGCCGTCCTCAAGCGACGGTTCTTCTACGCCCCAGCCTTTGAGATCTACGACGGTGTTTCCGGTCTTTACGACTACGGCCCGCCTGGATGTGCTCTCCAGACCCGAATCATCGACACGTGGCGAGATCACTTTGTGCTCGAGGACGACATGCTCGAGGTCGACACCACCATGCTGACTCCCCACGAGGTTCTGAAGACCTCTGGCCACGTGGACAAGTTTGCCGACTGGATGTGCCGAGATCTGGCCTCCGGCGAGATTTTCCGAGCCGACCATCTGGTCGAGGAGGTGCTCGAGGCCCGACTCAAGGGAGACAAGGAGGCCCGAGgcatcaaggaggacgttgttgaggacgagtccgccaagaagcgaaagaagaaggtcaaggagattgtggccATCAAGCTCGATGACAATGTTaaggaggagtacgagaCCATTCTTGCCAAGATTGACGGTTTCTCCGGCCCCGAGCTTGGTGAGATCATGGACAAGTATAAGATCGTCAACCCCGTCACCGGCGGTCCCCTTGAGAAGCCCATGGAGTTCAACCTCATGTTCGAGACTGCCATCGGCCCCTCCGGTAAGCTCAAGGGCTTCCTGCGACCCGAGACCGCCCAGGGCCAGTTCCTCAacttcaacaagctgctggactgcaacaacaccaagatGCCCTTCGCCTCTGCCTCCATTGGTAAGTCTTTCCGAAACGAGATTTCCCCCCGATCCGGTCTGCTGCGAGTCCGAGAGTTCACCATGGCCGAGATTGAGCACTTTGTCGACCCTCTGGACAAGGACCACCACCGATTCgacgaggtcaaggacgtCAAGCTGCGATTCCTCGCCAAGGATGTCCAGTCCGCTGGTAAGACCGACATCCAGGAGATGACCATCGGCCAGGCCGTTGAGACCGGTCTCGTTGACAACAAGACCCTCGGATACTTCCTTGCTCGAATCTACCTGTTCCTGATCAAGATTGGTGTCAACCCCGACCGACTCCGATTCCGACAGCACATGTCCAACGAGATGGCCCACTACGCCACCGACTGCTGGGATGCCGAGCTGCACACCTCCTACGGCTGGATCGAGTGTGTTGGCTGTGCTGACCGATCTGCCTACGATCTGTCTGTGCACGAGGCCCGAACCAAGGTCAAGCTGCAGGTTCAGCAGAAGCTCGACGCTCCTCTCGTCGAGGACAAGTTTGTCTGCGAatacgacaagaagaagtttggtcctctgctcaagaaggccgccAAGCCCGTCGAGGAGTGGTTCGAGTCCCGAACCCAGTGCGAGCTTGAGGATCTTGCCAAGGCTCTTGAGGCCGGCAAGATCGTCCTGCCCGAGATTGAGGGTGTCGAGGTTGCCGGCACCGAGCTTGACAAGTCTCACATCAAGATTGAGAAAaagaccatcaccacccacGTTCGAGACTACACTCCCAACGTCATCGAGCCTTCTTTCGGTATCGGACGAATCCTTTACTCTCTGATCGAGCACTGCTTCTGGACTCGACCCGAGGACGCCTCCGGAGCCAAGGGTGTGCTTTCTTTCCCTCCTCGAATTGCCCCCACTAAGGTTCTTGTTGTTCCTCTCTCTTcccagaaggagctggccCCCTTCACTCAGGAGGtctccaagaagctgcGACAGGCCCGAATCTCCGCCAAGGTCGACGACTCTTCTGCCTCTATCGGTAAGCGATACGCCCGAAACGACGAAATGGGAACTCCCTTCGGTATTACCGTCGACTTCGACACTGTCAAGGACAACTCTGTCACCCTCCGAGAGCGAGACTCCACTCGACAGGTTCGAGGCTCCATCGACGCCGTCATTGCTGCCATCAACGTCATGACCGCCGACGATGTTGCCTGGGaggaggccaccaaggacctCACTCCTTTCGATTCCACCGACAAGGAGTAA
- a CDS encoding uncharacterized protein (Compare to YALI0E14619g, similar to Saccharomyces cerevisiae DIB1 (YPR082C); ancestral locus Anc_3.382, highly similar to uniprot|Q06819 Saccharomyces cerevisiae YPR082c DIB1 required for mitosis) codes for MGSILLPHLNTGWHVDQAILSEEDRLVVIRFGRDHDLECMKMDDHLYSVAEKIRNFAAVYVCDIDQVPEFNQMYELYDPVSVMFFYRNKHIMCDFGTGDNNKLNWVLEDKQELIDIIETVYRGASKGKGLVVSPKDYSTKHKF; via the coding sequence ATGGGATCTATCTTGCTGCCTCACCTGAACACGGGCTGGCACGTGGACCAGGCCATCTTATCGGAGGAGGATCGACTCGTTGTCATTCGATTCGGCCGAGACCACGACCTCGAATGCATGAAAATGGACGACCATCTGTACTCGGTGGCGGAAAAGATCAGAAACTTCGCGGCCGTCTACGTGTGCGACATTGACCAGGTGCCCGAGTTCAACCAGATGTACGAGCTGTATGACCCAGTATCGGTCATGTTTTTCTACCGAAACAAACACATCATGTGCGACTTTGGCACCGGAGATAACAACAAGTTGAACTGGGTATTGGAGGACAAGCAGGAGCTCATTGACATCATCGAAACAGTCTATCGTGGAGCAAGTAAAGGTAAGGGTCTGGTGGTCAGTCCCAAGGACTATAGTACCAAACACAAGTTTTAG
- a CDS encoding mitochondrial 54S ribosomal protein bL31m (Compare to YALI0E14641g, weakly similar to uniprot|P36531 Saccharomyces cerevisiae YBR122c MRPL36 ribosomal protein YmL36 precursor mitochondrial, similar to Saccharomyces cerevisiae MRPL36 (YBR122C); ancestral locus Anc_3.383) yields MFKRATVPLTTIKNARNASILRAPKRQKRLAFGQTIAPVFHEFECTVQLSDGSTYKRRTVAPVEQLKPINDQRNVHLWNPNKPELKTDSGEEGKQMSKFNEKFGFGEVDDDFADLLGQDFVETKSGVQVQKKKSDLKKKK; encoded by the coding sequence ATGTTCAAGCGAGCTACCGTCCCCCTGACGACAATCAAGAACGCCAGAAACGCCTCGATTCTGCGAGCGCCCAAGCGACAAAAGCGACTCGCTTTCGGACAGACCATCGCTCCCGTTTTCCACGAGTTTGAGTGCACCGTCCAGCTGTCCGACGGCTCCACCTACAAGCGACGAACCGTGGCCCCCGTGGAGCAGCTGAAGCCCATTAATGATCAGCGAAACGTGCATCTCTGGAACCCCAACAAGcccgagctcaagaccGACTCTGGAGAGGAGGGCAAGCAGATGTCCAAGTTCAACGAGAAGTTTGGTTTCGGCGAGGTCGACGACGACTTTGCCGATTTGCTGGGTCAGGACTTCGTCGAGACCAAGTCTGGAGTTcaggtccagaagaagaagtccgacctgaagaagaagaaataG
- a CDS encoding uncharacterized protein (Compare to YALI0E14663g, uniprot|Q6PRG3 Yarrowia lipolytica RNA polymerase III transcription initiation factor IIIC subunit, similar to Saccharomyces cerevisiae TFC1 (YBR123C); ancestral locus Anc_3.384): MEAKKHQIKSRLASVELPINVVNEDRALTMLGGPEKVARAIKNSDKLELQFRPEDHFAHPVNSVLSNDQHVLLEVKLSKKLLEKHNGDVRAALKAQEQETGKSSDYKCHHISSTQRFREMADFQWCTKNSPFVHKVEASLFAGDLQRIKELELEGPGDLTSVEIDSIPPPRFSLIHYPFPYYYKQNPMVTVVKDGSSTKLVNANAAPKLYSWVLTATDPAPTGPRKELAPLPEPDAEMDTSNGDARRDYSGKPAQQVHEKLLRQCVDELQELFRERPLWTRQGLRHYVNNPELKHILRFALPYVAYYFRSGPWRGAYVVYGKDPRTDPSMRFYQTEAFRISDNQDEKTEKVEDDLAGLAPPVQPAAQKALPLPYVFDGIHPPESQTLQLCDITDPLLYEKIHSAPVRAKYDVLDGWFEYNDISKIRKALRAKVRGTILRENSNETVQAIFDAEEEQRPEGDVEENQVAEDDEEDVVEVVDPEMQPETTEAAVITESSSEPPVEDPDLNMFSLHLNNVKSLRDLSGISQQRIDDKDKDKDTGKDEGKGEGNGEGKGEGKDEDKEW, from the coding sequence ATGGAGGCCAAAAAGCACCAAATCAAGTCGCGTCTGGCGTCCGTCGAGCTGCCCATCAATGTGGTAAACGAGGACCGTGCGCTGACTATGCTGGGAGGTCCTGAAAAGGTGGCACGAGCCATCAAAAACtccgacaagctggagctgcaATTCAGACCGGAAGACCACTTTGCACACCCCGTCAATTCGGTGCTCTCAAACGACCAGCACGTGCTGCTCGAAGTCAAGCTGTCGAAAAAACTGCTGGAGAAACACAATGGAGACGTGCGAGCTGCTCTTAAGGCACAGGAACAAGAAACGGGGAAAAGCTCCGACTACAAATGCCACCATATCAGCTCGACACAACGATTCCGAGAAATGGCTGATTTTCAATGGTGCACCAAAAACTCGCCATTTGTGCACAAGGTGGAGGCCTCGCTGTTTGCTGGAGACCTCCAAAGAATCaaagagctggagctggagggaCCTGGTGATCTCACATCTGTCGAAATCGACTCAATTCCACCTCCTCGATTTTCGCTCATCCATTACCCTTTCCCTTACTACTACAAACAGAACCCCATGGTCACTGTCGTCAAAGATGGCTCTTCTACAAAGCTAGTGAACGCCAATGCTGCACCCAAGCTGTACTCCTGGGTACTTACAGCAACAGACCCAGCCCCCACTGGCCCTAGAAAAGAGCTTGCCCCTCTTCCTGAGCCAGATGCTGAGATGGACACTTCCAACGGAGACGCTAGACGTGACTACTCCGGCAAACCCGCCCAACAGGTGCACGAGAAGCTACTCAGACAATGTGTGGAtgagctgcaggagctcTTCAGAGAACGGCCTCTTTGGACTCGCCAGGGACTGCGTCATTACGTTAACAACCCCGAGCTCAAACACATTCTCAGATTCGCATTGCCCTATGTGGCTTACTATTTCCGATCTGGACCCTGGAGAGGAGCCTATGTGGTATATGGAAAGGACCCCAGAACTGACCCCAGCATGCGGTTCTACCAGACAGAAGCTTTTCGAATCAGCGACAACCAAGACGAAAAGACtgagaaggtggaggatgaCTTGGCCGGTCTTGCCCCTCCCGTTCagcctgctgctcaaaAGGCACTTCCCCTGCCGTATGTCTTTGACGGAATTCATCCTCCCGAGTCGCAAACTCTGCAGCTGTGCGACATTACTGACCCTCTCTTGTACGAGAAAATCCACAGTGCCCCTGTTCGAGCCAAGTACGACGTTCTGGACGGCTGGTTCGAGTACAATGACATCAGCAAGATTCGAAAGGCTCTCCGAGCCAAGGTCCGAGGAACTATTCTTAGGGAGAACTCCAACGAAACCGTGCAGGCCATCTTTGACGCCGAGGAAGAGCAGCGACCTGAAGGTGATGTTGAAGAGAATCAGGTTGCtgaggacgacgaagaggacGTTGTGGAGGTTGTGGACCCCGAGATGCAGCCCGAGACTACAGAGGCGGCTGTTATTACCGAATCCTCTTCGGAGCCCCCTGTGGAGGACCCTGATCTCAACATGTTCAGTCTTCATCTTAACAACGTCAAGAGCCTGCGAGACCTGTCGGGTATTTCTCAGCAGCGAATTGACGATAAGGATAAAGATAAGGATACGGGCAAGGACGAGGGCAAGGGCGAGGGCAATGGCGAGGGCAAGGGCGAGggcaaggacgaggacaagGAATGGTAG
- a CDS encoding uncharacterized protein (Compare to YALI0E14685g, similar to Saccharomyces cerevisiae TPS1 (YBR126C); ancestral locus Anc_3.386, uniprot|O74932 Yarrowia lipolytica Alpha alpha- trehalose- phosphate synthase [UDP-forming]) — protein MPNVLVISNRLPVTISREEDGTYKYTMSSGGLVTALSGLKQSTTFQWFGWPGLEIPEKDKPRLINDLETMFSCVPVFMDDDLADLHYNGFSNSILWPLFHYHPGEMNFDQVAWEAYTQANRLFAKKVASIVKPGDIVWVHDYHLMLLPEMLREECENNSALDGLKIGFFLHTPFPSSEIYRILPVRKEVLTGVLSCNLIGFHTYDYARHFLSSVSRILDLETMPNGTYYKGRHVVVGAFPIGIDVNKFLEGCKRPAVQERIAQLQDKFKGIKVVVGVDRLDYIKGVPQKLHAFEVFLSEHPEWIGKVVLVQVAVPSRGLVEEYQNLRAVVNELVGRINGMFGTVEFTPIHFMHRSVDFNELIALYSISDVCFVSSTRDGMNLVSYEYVACQTEKHGSLILSEFTGAAQSLNGALIVNPWNTEDMAEALYDSLTFSPEKKAENHRKLFKYVSKYTSQHWGEAFVSELKRC, from the coding sequence ATGCCCAACGTGCTGGTCATATCGAACCGTCTGCCGGTGACCATTTCCCGCGAGGAAGATGgcacctacaagtacacaaTGAGCTCAGGGGGCCTGGTAACAGCGCTGTCGGGCCTCAAGCAGTCGACGACCTTCCAATGGTTTGGGTGGCCCGGATTAGAGATCCCCGAAAAAGACAAGCCGCGACTCATCAATGACCTTGAGACCATGTTCTCGTGCGTGCCCGTGTTCATGGACGACGATCTCGCCGACCTCCATTACAAtggcttctccaactccattCTGTGGCCCTTGTTCCACTACCATCCCGGAGAAATGAATTTCGACCAGGTGGCGTGGGAAGCTTACACACAGGCCAACCGGCTATTTGCCAAAAAGGTGGCATCAATCGTCAAACCCGGCGACATTGTGTGGGTCCACGACTACCACCTCATGTTGCTACCCGAGATGCTGCGTGAAGAGTGCGAGAACAACAGCGCTCTCGACGGCCTGAAGATTGGATTCTTCCTGCACACGCCATTCCCATCTTCGGAAATCTACAGAATTTTGCCTGTCCGAAAGGAGGTGCTGACAGGTGTGCTGTCGTGCAACCTCATTGGCTTCCACACCTACGACTACGCTCGCCACTTTCTGTCGTCCGTCTCTCGAATCCTGGATCTAGAAACCATGCCCAACGGAACGTATTACAAGGGGCGTCATGTCGTGGTAGGTGCGTTTCCTATCGGTATTGATGTCAACAAGTTTCTCGAAGGATGCAAACGACCAGCTGTTCAGGAACGAATCGCACAGCTCCAGGATAAGTTTAAGGGCATCAAGGTGGTTGTGGGTGTCGACAGATTGGATTACATCAAGGGTGTGCCCCAGAAACTTCACGCCTTTGAGGTCTTCCTGTCAGAACACCCCGAATGGATCGGCAAGGTCGTGCTGGTGCAGGTCGCAGTGCCTTCCCGAGGACTAGTGGAAGAGTATCAGAACCTGAGAGCAGTGGTGAATGAGCTGGTCGGACGTATCAACGGTATGTTTGGTACTGTCGAGTTTACGCCCATCCATTTCATGCACCGATCGGTGGACTTCAACGAGCTGATTGCTCTCTACTCGATATCAGATGTGTGTTTCGTGTCGTCTACGCGAGACGGAATGAACCTAGTGTCGTATGAGTATGTTGCTTGTCAAACTGAGAAGCACGGATCGCTGATCTTGTCTGAATTCACAGGTGCAGCTCAGAGTCTCAACGGAGCCCTGATTGTCAACCCATGGAACACCGAAGACATGGCCGAGGCTCTGTACGACTCTCTGACTTTTTCgcccgagaagaaggctgagAACCACCGCAAGCTGTTCAAGTACGTTAGTAAGTACACCTCTCAGCATTGGGGCGAGGCCTTTGTCTCCGAGTTGAAGCGGTGTTGA
- a CDS encoding uncharacterized protein (Compare to YALI0E14707g, no similarity), translated as MRSAAIGTLMSKAANGSPVARGMNISIGVVLRSSRFTLLSNQALSTITTMPSATTPTYSVDDLIGPCRLTLGTIEFIHGGYVQVDKKDVFHEQIYHNTKTFIKKDGAVKIIEANKYAPGPAVSHHAVVLEDKIIVFGGYYRKSHWFENRDNSIFVFDNKTEQWVDAKMVHFHEKFSIPENIPNSDLDTPRIYIGTRRQLNNMKQCEEHCVSQPNGHSLHDYQITANNKDLDDVVKVGVFSSKLSEFPKLLDNMDNVSKTIHIDQPAEWVEAFQQYTLTGVVPDNFDQLCGLLIMAKTYEIEDLKVKATEKLLSMDPPCASSAIVGWYRAYCAGNRKIRNKIAKDCLKFGKECAGKEMEMLQTQGLLVDFTSDMFA; from the coding sequence ATGCGCTCAGCCGCAATAGGCACGTTAATGAGTAAGGCAGCAAATGGAAGTCCAGTCGCAAGAGGAATGAATATAAGTATCGGTGTGGTTCTCAGAAGTAGCCGTTTCACATTGTTATCCAATCAAGCCCTCTCCACCATTACAACCATGCCCTCAGCTACTACCCCCACCTACTCGGTGGACGATCTCATCGGACCCTGCAGACTGACCCTCGGCACCATCGAATTCATCCACGGAGGCTACGTCCAagtggacaagaaggacgtgTTCCACGAGCAGATTTACCACAATACAAAAACcttcatcaagaaggacggcGCCGTCAAGATCATTGAGGCCAACAAGTACGCCCCCGGCCCTGCAGTAAGCCACCATGCCGTGGTGCTGGAAGACAAGATCATTGTCTTTGGAGGCTACTACCGAAAGAGCCACTGGTTCGAGAACAGAGACAACTccatttttgtgtttgacaACAAGACCGAGCAGTGGGTGGACGCCAAAATGGTCCATTTCCATGAGAAGTTCAGCATTCCCGAGAACATTCCTAACAGCGATTTGGACACTCCTCGAATCTACATTGGAACTCGACGacagctcaacaacatgaaGCAGTGCGAGGAACATTGTGTCAGCCAGCCAAACGGCCACTCTCTTCACGATTACCAAATCAccgccaacaacaaggaccTGGATGATGTCGTCAAGGTTggtgtcttctcctccaagcTCTCCGAATTTCCCAAGTTGCTTGATAACATGGATAACGTCTCCAAAACAATCCATATCGACCAGCCTGCCGAATGGGTGGAAGCTTTCCAACAGTATACTCTCACTGGAGTTGTTCCTGACAACTTTGACCAGCTCTGTGGCCTTCTGATCATGGCCAAGACTTACGAAATTGAAGATCTCAAGGTGAAGGCCaccgagaagctgctctCTATGGATCCCCCCTGTGCCTCCTCGGCCATTGTTGGATGGTACAGAGCCTACTGTGCAGGCAACCGCAAGATTCGCAACAAAATCGCCAAGGACTGCTTGAAATTTGGCAAGGAATGTGCCGGtaaggagatggagatgctCCAGACCCAAGGATTGCTCGTGGACTTCACCAGCGACATGTTTGCCTAA